The following proteins are encoded in a genomic region of Xenopus laevis strain J_2021 chromosome 3L, Xenopus_laevis_v10.1, whole genome shotgun sequence:
- the LOC121401454 gene encoding protein KIBRA-like, with protein sequence MYSKASLHRGFTKRLGENELPQRVKDDDTFKLLLRQVEKQVQKIEQKYEMQADKMMRAAAKDVHRLRGQSSKEPLEVQSFREKMAFFTRPRTNLPTLTADDV encoded by the exons ATGTACTCCAAGGCCAGTCTCCATCGGGGATTCACCAAGCGCCTGGGTGAGAATGAGCTACCTCAGCGGGTGAAGGATGATGACACATTCAAGCTTCTGCTTAGACAAGTGGAGAAACAG GTACAGAAGATCGAGCAGAAATACGAGATGCAAGCAGATAAGATGATGAGAGCAGCAGCAAAGGATGTGCACAGGTTACGAGGGCAGAGCAGCAAGGAGCCTTTGGAGGTGCAGTCATTCAG AGAGAAGATGGCATTTTTCACTCGGCCAAGAACGAACCTACCTACACTCACAGCAGATGATGTTTAA
- the LOC108706163 gene encoding protein spinster homolog 1-like, producing the protein MAVSNTDNIIYKSVRPYIEEEFEITDFYSSVITLMFVGSCATMAPILFYFWSTFTGLRVISGVVAVMVMFGIGSTLVSEKSFWTFVLLRSLMESVKSHYLAAAPMLVAELFDTDQRRKMLTLLYILNTIGTFAGTFIGTYVASVIGTDWRMALRVRKIYMEVLKAGVLLYIYQYKIISLPCKHEGAYFSNFNIELATGPGDDSILGIYL; encoded by the exons ATGGCAGTGAGTAATACGGACAacatcatttataaat ctgTCCGTCCCTACATAGAAGAGGAATTCGAAATAACGGACTTTTATTCGTCAGTTATAACTCTAa TGTTTGTTGGCAGCTGTGCAACCATGGCCCcgatattattttatttctggagTACCTTCACCGGACTAAGAGTAATATCAGGAGTTGTCGCCGTAATGGTCATGTTCGGCATTGGCAGTACTTTAGTTTCAGAGAAG TCATTCTGGACGTTTGTGTTACTTCGAAGTCTCATGGAATCCGTAAAAAGCCATTATTTAGCTGCTGCTCCAATGCTGGTAGCAGAACTTTTTGATACTGACCAACGACGTAAAATGCTGACCTTACTTTACATTCTCAACACTATTGGAAC ttttgcggGGACCTTTATTGGAACGTATGTAGCCAGCGTAATAGGAACCGACTGGCGTATGGCACTGCgggtaagaaaaatatatatggaGGTATTAAAGGCTGGGgtgctattatatatataccagtataaAATCATATCATTACCTTGCAAACATGAAGGGGCATACTTCTCAAACTTTAATATAGAACTCGCCACAGGTCCTGGAGACGATTCCATTCTCGGTATTTACTTGTAA